GCCCGTCAAGACGCTCACGCTCGAGCAGTACCTCGACTGGGAAGACGTCCAGAATCCACAGCTCTCGCCGGACGGCTCGCAGGTCATCTTTACGCGACGCTGGATCGACAAAATGAACGACAAGTGGGAATCGTCGCTCTGGATTATGAACGCCGACGGTTCGCACCCGCGCGCCCTCACGACCGGCTCCGACGTAAAGTGGTCGCCCGACGGCAAGCGCATTGCCTACATCGCCAAGGGCGAACCCAACGGCGCGCAGATCTTCACGCGCTGGATGGACGCCGAAGGCGCCGTGTCGCAGCTCTCGCACCTCACCGAATCGCCCGCCAATCTCGAATGGGCGCCCGACGGCAAGTCGATTGCCTTCACGATGCCCGTGCCCGTCAAGCAGGAATGGCGCATCCCCATGCCCGCAGCGCCCAAAGGCGCCAAGTGGGTCGAAGCACCAAAGGTCGTGAGCAAACTCAACTACCGCTCCGACCGCATCGGCTACACCGATGAATCATTCCGGCACATCTTCGTGCTCCCCGCCGACGGCGGCACGCCGCGTCAGATCACCGACGGCGACTGGAACCACAGCGGCGCCAGCTTCTCCGCCGACGGTAAGACGCTCATTTTCTCGTCGCTGCGCATCGCCGACCCGGAGCACGCCTTCCGCAAGTCCGCGATCTACGCCGCCAACCTCGAGACGGGCGACATCAAGGCCATCACCGGCTCCAAGGGCACCAACGGCAATGCCGCGTACTCGCCCGACGGCAAGCTCATTGCCTACATGTCGGCCGATTCCGTCAACCACTCCGCGTACGCCGAGTCGAAGCTCTGGGTGATGAACGCCGATGGCAGCAGTGCGCACGCCATCTCGGGCAATCTCGATCGCCCGATCAGCGGCCTGCTCTGGGCGCCGGACAACAGCGGCGTCTATTTCAGCGCCGAGAGCGAAGGCTCCAAGAACTTCATGTTCGCGAGCACGGCCGGTGCGGTGCGCACCGTCACGAGCGGCAAGCAGGTCATCACGGTGAGTGATGTCGGCGCCAACGGCATGGCCGTGGGCGTGCGCTCCACGTCGCTCAAGCCGAATGACGTCGTGACGTTCGCGGTGCCAAAGAGCGGCGCGGCCGCCACGACATACACCCAGCTGACCGCGGTCAATGATGACGTGCTCGCCGGCAAGACGCTCGGCGAGACCGAAGAAGTGTGGTACACGTCCAAGGACGGGATGAAGATTCAGGGCTGGATCGTGAAGCCGCCGAACTTCGACAAGACCAAAAAGTATCCGCTGATGCTCGACATTCACGGCGGACCGCAGGCGATGTACAACGTGGCGTTCAATTATTCGCGCCAGGACCACGTGGCCAACGGCTATGTGATGCTGTACACCAACCCGCGCGGCAGCACCGGCTACGGCGTGAAGTTCACGAATGAGATCATGAATGCGTATCCCGACAAGGACTTCGACGACCTGATGGCTGGCGTCGACACCGTGATCGGACGCGGCTACATCGACAGCAAGAATCTCTTTGTGTACGGCTGCTCCGGCGGCGGCGTACTTACCGCGTGGACGGTCGGCCACACCAACCGTTTTGCGGCCGCGAGCTCCAACTGCCCGGTGATCAACTGGATGAGCTTCGTTGGCGAAACCGACGGCGCCGGCTGGTATCAGAACTTTGACAAGCCGTTCTGGGAAGATCCGAGCGAGTACCTCAAGCGTTCGCCGATCATGTACGTGGGCAATGTGAAGACGCCGACGATGCTGATGACCGGCGTCCTCGACCTGCGCACGCCCATTCCGCAGACGGAAGAGTTCTACCGGGCGCTCAAGTTGCGCGGCGTACCGACCGCCATGATTCGCATGAACAACGAGTTCCACGGCACGAGCTCCACGCCGTCGAATTTCCTGCGCACGCAGCTGTATCTACGAAGCTGGTTCGACAAGTACTCGACCAAGCCGGCCAAGACCGCGTCCGAGTGAGCGGCGTTCGTCGTCGCGCCCTCGCGGGCGCATGGATCGTGGGCTGCGCCGCCGTTCCCTTGCTGGGGACGGCGGCGCAGCCGCGTACAGGCCGTTCGGACTGTGTCGTGAAGCTCGTCAATGACGGGGACACCTTCCGCTGCACGGACGGGCGGAGGGTGCGCCTTCTGCAGGTGGACGCGCCGGAAAAGGATCAGGCTCCCTTTGGCGCCGCCGCGCGCGCCGCGCTCGTGCGGCTCGCTCCCCCAGGCGCTCGGGTGGAGCTTGAGTACGACACCCGCCGGCAGGACCAGTACGGGCGCACCCTCGCCTTTGTGTGGCTCGCTGATGGCCGCATGGCCAACGAGGAGCTCGCCCGTCAGGGAGCGGTGGTGGTGCTCGTGTATAAGCCGAATGTGCGGTATGTGGAGCGCATCGAGGCGGCGGTGGCGGCCGCACGGAAAGCTCGGATTGGCGTGTGGGCGGATCGTGGACTGACCTGCGAGCCTCGCCTCCACCGCCAAAAACGCTGCTGACCCCCCAAAGTAACCCCCGTCGGCCTCCCCCTCTGGACCCCCCTAAGACTTGCCTAAAACGGCGCGGGAGCCAAAGTTAGAGCATTCGTTACCTCATGCCGGCTATGCCGTCCTAGAGAAACGGAGCCCGGCCTAGCCACCTCTAGGCCGTACACACTCGCAACACGAGGTACAACCTTATGGTAGGACGTTTCGTCAACCGGCTGTTCGCGCTCGCCGCGTTCTGTGCGGCAGCGACCAGCGCAGCGGCACAGGCGGGTCAGATCGCCGGGCGCGTCTCGGAAGTCGACGGCGGCAAGGGCGCGGTGGGTGTGCGCATTCAGGCCGTGTCCGGACTCAAGATTGCCGCCGTCGTTCAGACGGGCGACAACGGTAACTATCGCATCGCCAACCTCGCGCCCGGCACCTACGCCGTGGTTGCGCAGCGCATTGGCTTCCAGGCCAAGCGCAGTGAAGGCATCGTCGTCAAGGCCGGTGCCACGACAACGGCCAACTTTGCGCTTGAAGCGGCGGTCACGTCCCTCAACGAAGTGGTCACCACGGCAACGCGCGGCGCAGCTGAGGAAAAAGTCCTCGATGCGCCGGCTTCAATTTCGGTGGTCTCCTCGGAGCAGATGAGCAATCGTCCGGCCTCGACGATCGCTGGTCAAATGAAAAGCGTGCCGGGCCTCTCCGTGTCGCAGGGCGGCCTCGTGCAGTCGAACATCGTGTCGCGCGGCTTCAACAACGCGTTCTCGACCGCGATGCTCATGCTGCAGGATTATCGCAACGCCGGCGTCCCGTCGCTCCGCGTGAACATTCCCTTCCTGTTCACCGGCACCAACGAAGACGTCGAGCGCGTCGAAGTGCTCAACGGCCCCGCCTCGGCGCTCTACGGCGCCAACTCGGCGAACGGCGTGCTTCACATCATCACCAAGTCGCCCTTCAACTCGCAGGGCACGACGATGACGGTCGACGGCGGCACGCAGTCGCTGCTCCGCGGCGCGTTGCGTCACGCCGGTGTGTTCGCCGACTCGTGGGGCTACAAGCTCTCCGGCGAATACTTCTCCGGCACCGACTTCAAGTACACCGATCCGAACGAACCGCTCGTCTTCCCGACGATCGCCGGCTCGCCGCGCTCCGGTCAAGCGGCCGCGCGCGACTACAACATCCGTCGCTGGTCGTCGGAAGCGCGCCTCGATTACAAGCCGAGCCAGGATTTTGAAAACATCCTCACCGGCGGCATCACCAACATCGGCAGCGCCGTGGAACTCACGGGCGCGTTCGGTGCGTCGCAGATCAAGAACTGGTCCTACTCGTCGTTGCAGGACCGCGTGCGCTACAAGAAGTTCTTCGCGCAGGTGTTCTTGAACACCAACAACTCCGGTAACCAGAACGCGACCGACGCCAACGGCACGTTCTATATGCGCACCGGCATCCCCGTGGTCGACAAGTCCACGGTGCTGTCCGCGCAGCTGCAGCAGGGCTTTGAGCTCGGCGGCAATAAGTACACGATGGGCGTGGACTACATCTCGACGCACCCGCGCTCCGAAGGCTCGATCTTCGGCCGCAACGAAGGCAGCACCGACATTCTCGAAGAAGGTGCGTACCTCCAGAGCACCACGCCGCTCACCTCGAAGCTCGACTTCGTGTGGGCCGGCCGCGCCGATTACACGGACCGTTTGAGCGGCGTCCAGTTCTCCCCGCGCGTGGCGTTTATGTACAAGCGCACGCCGACCGAGAACTATCGCTTCTCCTTCAGCCGCGCCTTCAACTCGCCGGCCAGCTTCTCGTACTTCCTCGATCAGATTTCCAACCCCAATCAGGCGCCGGGCTTTGCCCTCCGCGCGATTGGTAACCCGGCCAAGGAAGGCTGGCAGTTCAGCCGCGGCTGCGACGCCACGATCAACTCCGGTCTCTGCATGCACTCGCCGTGGGTGGCGCAGGGCCCGACGACGAACGTTTCGTCCACGGCCGCTAACGCCTTCCCGGGCTTCATGGCCGCGCTGCCGACGATCATCGCCGGCTTGCCGACGCTGAGCGCCGCACAGAAGGCCGCATTGCTTGGCTTGCTCGGACCGCAGTCGGCCGGCGGCCTGGGCACGTTGCTCAACTCGCTCCGCCCGACCGACGCCCAGGTGGGCTCGGTGCTCCGCCTTGGCTCCACGCAGGTGCAGGTTGCTGACGTCAAGGATCTGCAGCCGCTGCAGGCCTCGTTCAACAACACGTGGGAGTTCGGCTACAAGACCATCATCGCCGACAAGCTCCGCATCTCGCTCGACCTGTGGTATCAGCTCCGCGGCGACGTGGGCGTGCCGATTACCCAGGCCAACCCGCTCGTGTTCTATGATCCGGCCAAGCTTGGCGCCTACCTCGGCACCTCGATTGCCACTGGTTTGATTCAGGCCGGCGTTCCGGTCGCGGTTGCGTCGGCCACGGCCGCTCAGGCCGCTGCCGCACTCGTGCCGCTGATGGCCGCGCTCCCGCAGGGTGCGCTCTCCTTCACGAACACCAAGCTCGCGCCCGACCAGACGATCATCGCCACCTACCAGAACGGCAGCGGCGAAGTGGATGTCCGCGGTATCGACCTCGCCGTGGATTATCAGTCCGACGAACACTGGCTCTACTCGGCCACCATGTCGCACACCGGCCAGATCGCGTTCCCGACGGTGGGCGGCCCGACCAACCCGCTGATGTCGAACTCGCCGAAGTGGCGTGCGACCGGTTCGGTGCACTACATGGACGAGCCCAATGGCTGGTCGTGGGACGGCACGGTGCGTTACACCGACGCCTTCCCGGTCAACTCCGGCGTGTTCAGCACGCTCGGCTGGCCGCCGGTCTACCAGCCGGTTCCGGCGTCGACGCAGTTCGACCTCGGCGCCACGTGGAAGCTGCCGATTGGCCAGCGCATCGCGTGGTCGCTCAACGTCACGAACCTGCTCAACACCCCGGCGCCGACCTTTGCCGGCACGCCGAACATTGGCCGCATGCTCGTCACGCGCGT
The genomic region above belongs to Gemmatimonadota bacterium and contains:
- a CDS encoding S9 family peptidase — encoded protein: MRFRHLALGAICVGLAVSATAARAQQRPVKTLTLEQYLDWEDVQNPQLSPDGSQVIFTRRWIDKMNDKWESSLWIMNADGSHPRALTTGSDVKWSPDGKRIAYIAKGEPNGAQIFTRWMDAEGAVSQLSHLTESPANLEWAPDGKSIAFTMPVPVKQEWRIPMPAAPKGAKWVEAPKVVSKLNYRSDRIGYTDESFRHIFVLPADGGTPRQITDGDWNHSGASFSADGKTLIFSSLRIADPEHAFRKSAIYAANLETGDIKAITGSKGTNGNAAYSPDGKLIAYMSADSVNHSAYAESKLWVMNADGSSAHAISGNLDRPISGLLWAPDNSGVYFSAESEGSKNFMFASTAGAVRTVTSGKQVITVSDVGANGMAVGVRSTSLKPNDVVTFAVPKSGAAATTYTQLTAVNDDVLAGKTLGETEEVWYTSKDGMKIQGWIVKPPNFDKTKKYPLMLDIHGGPQAMYNVAFNYSRQDHVANGYVMLYTNPRGSTGYGVKFTNEIMNAYPDKDFDDLMAGVDTVIGRGYIDSKNLFVYGCSGGGVLTAWTVGHTNRFAAASSNCPVINWMSFVGETDGAGWYQNFDKPFWEDPSEYLKRSPIMYVGNVKTPTMLMTGVLDLRTPIPQTEEFYRALKLRGVPTAMIRMNNEFHGTSSTPSNFLRTQLYLRSWFDKYSTKPAKTASE
- a CDS encoding TonB-dependent receptor, translated to MVGRFVNRLFALAAFCAAATSAAAQAGQIAGRVSEVDGGKGAVGVRIQAVSGLKIAAVVQTGDNGNYRIANLAPGTYAVVAQRIGFQAKRSEGIVVKAGATTTANFALEAAVTSLNEVVTTATRGAAEEKVLDAPASISVVSSEQMSNRPASTIAGQMKSVPGLSVSQGGLVQSNIVSRGFNNAFSTAMLMLQDYRNAGVPSLRVNIPFLFTGTNEDVERVEVLNGPASALYGANSANGVLHIITKSPFNSQGTTMTVDGGTQSLLRGALRHAGVFADSWGYKLSGEYFSGTDFKYTDPNEPLVFPTIAGSPRSGQAAARDYNIRRWSSEARLDYKPSQDFENILTGGITNIGSAVELTGAFGASQIKNWSYSSLQDRVRYKKFFAQVFLNTNNSGNQNATDANGTFYMRTGIPVVDKSTVLSAQLQQGFELGGNKYTMGVDYISTHPRSEGSIFGRNEGSTDILEEGAYLQSTTPLTSKLDFVWAGRADYTDRLSGVQFSPRVAFMYKRTPTENYRFSFSRAFNSPASFSYFLDQISNPNQAPGFALRAIGNPAKEGWQFSRGCDATINSGLCMHSPWVAQGPTTNVSSTAANAFPGFMAALPTIIAGLPTLSAAQKAALLGLLGPQSAGGLGTLLNSLRPTDAQVGSVLRLGSTQVQVADVKDLQPLQASFNNTWEFGYKTIIADKLRISLDLWYQLRGDVGVPITQANPLVFYDPAKLGAYLGTSIATGLIQAGVPVAVASATAAQAAAALVPLMAALPQGALSFTNTKLAPDQTIIATYQNGSGEVDVRGIDLAVDYQSDEHWLYSATMSHTGQIAFPTVGGPTNPLMSNSPKWRATGSVHYMDEPNGWSWDGTVRYTDAFPVNSGVFSTLGWPPVYQPVPASTQFDLGATWKLPIGQRIAWSLNVTNLLNTPAPTFAGTPNIGRMLVTRVKYDF
- a CDS encoding thermonuclease family protein; translation: MKLVNDGDTFRCTDGRRVRLLQVDAPEKDQAPFGAAARAALVRLAPPGARVELEYDTRRQDQYGRTLAFVWLADGRMANEELARQGAVVVLVYKPNVRYVERIEAAVAAARKARIGVWADRGLTCEPRLHRQKRC